A window of Synechococcales cyanobacterium T60_A2020_003 genomic DNA:
GCTATCATCGTCGTTCGATTGCTGAAACTACCATGTTCCGCTTTAAGACTATTTTTGGGGGCAATCTCAGTGCGCGTCAATTTGACAATCAAGCCGTGGAATTGTTCATCAAATGTGTTGCGCTCAACCGCATGATTCAGATCGCTAAACCCGATAGCTACAAAGTCGAAGCTTAATACCCGGACGACCTCAAGGTGAGCCTGATC
This region includes:
- a CDS encoding IS5/IS1182 family transposase, which gives rise to YHRRSIAETTMFRFKTIFGGNLSARQFDNQAVELFIKCVALNRMIQIAKPDSYKVEA